From a region of the Marmota flaviventris isolate mMarFla1 chromosome 13, mMarFla1.hap1, whole genome shotgun sequence genome:
- the Or1b1 gene encoding olfactory receptor 1B1: MSCAPNASHSPVFLLLGFSRSSIPHSLLFLLFLAIYLTTILGNVTLVLLISRDSRLHSPMYYLLRGLSIIDLGLSTVTLPQLLVHLASDYPAIPAARCLAQFFFFYAFGVTDTLVIAVMALDRYVAICDPLHYALVMNRQRCACLLALSWAVSIVHTMLHVGLLLPLYWTADAGGHVHIPHFFCDHRPLLRASCSDIHSNELAIFLEGGFLMLGPCALIVLSYVRIGATILRLPSAAGRRRAVSTCGSHLTMVGFLYGTIIWVYFQPPSQNSRDQDMVAAVMYTTITPLANPFVYSLRNKDVKGALCRLHRQGRVES, from the coding sequence ATGAGCTGTGCTCCTAATGCTTCACATTCTCCAGTCTTCTTGCTCCTTGGGTTCTCAAGATCGAGCATCCCTCACagtctcctctttctcctcttcctggctATTTACCTGACCACCATATTGGGGAATGTGACTCTGGTACTGCTCATCTCCCGGGACTCCCGGCTCCACTCACCTATGTATTATCTACTCCGTGGCCTCTCCATAATAGACTTGGGGCTTTCCACAGTCACCCTGCCCCAGTTGTTGGTCCATCTGGCCTCTGATTACCCAGCCATTCCTGCTGCCCGCTGCTTGGCtcagttctttttcttctatgCATTTGGAGTCACAGATACACTTGTCATTGCTGTCATGGCTCTAGACCGCTACGTGGCCATCTGCGACCCTCTGCACTATGCTTTGGTGATGAATCGCCAGCGCTGTGCCTGCCtactggccttgagctgggcagTGTCCATAGTGCATACTATGCTACATGTGGGTCTCCTTCTGCCCCTGTATTGGACTGCGGATGCCGGGGGGCATGTTCACATTCCCCATTTCTTTTGTGACCACCGACCACTTCTGAGAGCCTCTTGCTCAGACATACATTCCAATGAGCTGGCCATATTCTTGGAGGGCGGCTTCCTAATGCTGGGCCCCTGTGCCCTGATTGTACTCTCCTATGTCCGAATTGGGGCCACCATCTTACGTTTGCCTTCAGCAGCTGGTCGCCGCCGAGCAGTGTCTACTTGTGGATCCCACCTCACCATGGTTGGCTTCCTCTATGGCACCATCATTTGGGTCTACTTCCAGCCTCCCTCCCAGAACTCTCGGGACCAGGATATGGTGGCTGCAGTAATGTACACTACCATTACACCTT